One genomic window of Paenibacillus xylanilyticus includes the following:
- a CDS encoding transglutaminase domain-containing protein, with product MGKNGKRVITILLAGCLIAVALPRAVDLDQLYAASDTSDISTTKDLRQTLLTAMSQRTEELVFTYKGDVKGLKKQLQSSIDEAMTSDPYIQYTVKSYAFNYKGSNVSAEVHVNLSYRETKEQTDYVNRKVTHVLKEIITPGMTNHEKVKAIHDWIVLHLAYDTSLQKYTAYDGLVTGSTVCQGYSLLAYRMLDQVGIENRIVEGTAGDQLHAWNIVKLDGKWYHMDTTWDDPTPDRKGKVSHNYYLLSDDEMARDHIWTGKGKYPTASAPYREALQTLIQSGGSKAPAYQKLYHTLEYSLYDEKDAVSGHSALETKVQNVLKEGGTTLTFRYKGTETSLVEDLQNLYQLGMKSISYYVSKMEDTTDLRVKINWTL from the coding sequence ATGGGCAAAAACGGAAAACGAGTGATCACCATATTGCTGGCAGGCTGTCTGATTGCGGTGGCTTTACCTCGTGCGGTTGACCTGGATCAACTGTATGCTGCATCCGACACATCAGATATTTCCACAACCAAGGATTTACGTCAGACGCTGCTTACAGCCATGTCACAGCGAACGGAGGAGCTTGTATTTACATACAAGGGCGATGTGAAAGGACTCAAAAAGCAGCTCCAGAGCTCCATTGATGAAGCAATGACCAGTGATCCCTACATCCAATATACCGTCAAGAGTTATGCTTTTAATTATAAAGGTTCCAACGTGTCGGCCGAGGTCCATGTGAATCTGTCCTACCGGGAGACCAAGGAACAGACCGATTACGTTAACCGCAAAGTAACCCATGTTTTAAAAGAGATTATTACACCTGGCATGACGAATCATGAAAAGGTAAAAGCGATCCATGACTGGATTGTTCTCCATCTTGCCTATGATACTTCTCTTCAGAAATACACGGCCTATGATGGACTTGTCACGGGCAGCACCGTATGTCAGGGGTATTCCCTGCTTGCGTACCGGATGCTGGATCAGGTGGGCATTGAGAACCGGATTGTGGAAGGTACGGCAGGTGATCAGCTGCATGCGTGGAATATCGTGAAGCTGGACGGCAAATGGTACCACATGGACACGACCTGGGATGATCCGACACCTGACCGTAAAGGGAAAGTTAGCCATAATTACTATTTGCTCAGCGATGACGAGATGGCACGTGACCATATCTGGACGGGCAAAGGCAAATATCCGACTGCATCAGCTCCTTACCGGGAGGCCCTGCAAACCTTGATACAGAGCGGCGGCAGCAAGGCACCTGCGTATCAGAAGCTGTACCACACGCTGGAATATTCGCTCTATGACGAGAAAGATGCGGTTAGTGGACATTCCGCACTGGAAACCAAGGTGCAGAATGTGCTGAAGGAAGGTGGAACCACACTGACTTTCAGGTACAAAGGTACCGAGACCAGTCTGGTTGAAGATTTGCAGAATTTGTATCAGCTCGGGATGAAATCGATATCGTATTATGTGTCCAAAATGGAAGATACAACGGATCTGCGTGTGAAGATCAATTGGACGTTATGA
- a CDS encoding bifunctional 4-hydroxy-2-oxoglutarate aldolase/2-dehydro-3-deoxy-phosphogluconate aldolase, whose translation MNLTEVLLESRLVAIVRGISREAAITAGKGMTDGGIRLMEVTLNTPGAHEIIGDWRTRHEGQAYIGAGTVLNVQMAKDAVAAGAQFLVSPNVDLSVIEYAVEHGVEIWPGAMTPTEIVAAYEAGARVVKLFPMASLGLPYLREIKAPLNHIPLLATGGANLNNITDYFAAGAAAVGLGSALLPREALDGGNHEQIAACTHAFVEAARV comes from the coding sequence ATGAATTTGACGGAAGTACTACTGGAGTCGAGGCTGGTTGCCATTGTTCGCGGCATTAGCCGGGAAGCAGCAATAACAGCAGGAAAAGGCATGACAGACGGTGGAATCCGCCTGATGGAAGTAACGCTCAATACACCCGGGGCACATGAGATTATCGGAGACTGGCGGACCCGGCATGAAGGACAGGCTTATATTGGAGCAGGAACGGTTCTTAATGTGCAGATGGCCAAGGATGCAGTGGCAGCAGGTGCTCAATTTCTGGTATCGCCCAATGTCGATCTGTCCGTTATTGAATATGCTGTAGAACATGGGGTGGAAATATGGCCGGGAGCCATGACACCTACCGAGATTGTTGCTGCCTATGAAGCAGGCGCACGTGTGGTGAAGCTATTTCCGATGGCGAGTCTGGGACTGCCGTATTTACGGGAGATCAAGGCACCGCTTAATCATATCCCGCTGCTTGCAACGGGCGGAGCTAATCTAAACAATATCACAGACTACTTTGCTGCTGGTGCAGCAGCTGTAGGACTTGGCAGTGCACTTTTGCCGAGAGAAGCACTGGATGGAGGTAATCATGAACAGATTGCAGCATGTACACATGCATTTGTGGAAGCAGCCAGAGTCTAA
- a CDS encoding oligosaccharide flippase family protein: MSVTLASNRWRVFVFPFFNVLLNGFNFLFHIIAGRYLTTEQYGQFNALLAMFTLLSVVGLSIQLVTAKLSFQGRDIVVLSKAKKISLFTTVSCFILFAFVPIISKFIQISILSYIWLIILIWLHIITSYYRGMMQGSGSLMKLNLSFYAEVGGKLLLVFFFINLTKTGLDVERLMLAVMLGMLASTIYGYMSSTSGDDRANRRNTGEKISWQQVKQDLGQSFVLNCSILFFLSIDMLAVHYFLPNQSGEYAVALKYGQLVYFAAFSIITALVPKINKALAQEGETINAKTNTITIILAGYGICIFFGLILYLLMSNVLFLPSISLFFGPEYSGVSAILLPIGIVYAILALVVFLAYLHMLSGNSRLKVWLLAGGVSIMIAFILNHRNLRQILVDEIIVYGLLSIGLFIDWLRYKNTDRVNSISTEGD, encoded by the coding sequence ATGAGTGTTACATTAGCGAGCAATCGTTGGCGGGTATTCGTATTTCCATTTTTTAATGTTCTATTAAACGGATTTAACTTTTTATTTCATATTATAGCCGGGCGTTATTTGACTACTGAGCAGTATGGGCAGTTCAATGCTCTGCTTGCCATGTTTACGTTGCTATCAGTGGTAGGATTGTCGATACAACTAGTTACCGCAAAGTTATCGTTTCAAGGTAGGGATATAGTAGTTCTTTCAAAAGCAAAAAAAATATCACTTTTTACAACTGTTAGCTGTTTTATTTTATTCGCCTTTGTACCCATAATTAGTAAATTTATTCAAATAAGCATTCTAAGTTATATTTGGCTGATTATCCTCATTTGGCTTCATATAATAACTAGCTACTACAGGGGGATGATGCAGGGAAGCGGATCTCTAATGAAGCTGAATCTTAGTTTTTATGCTGAAGTGGGGGGGAAATTGCTCCTTGTATTTTTCTTTATAAATCTTACTAAAACGGGCCTTGATGTGGAACGTTTAATGTTGGCGGTCATGCTGGGTATGCTTGCCTCAACCATTTATGGGTACATGTCTTCTACATCTGGTGACGATAGAGCAAATCGGAGAAACACAGGTGAAAAGATATCATGGCAGCAGGTCAAGCAGGATCTAGGGCAATCATTTGTTTTGAATTGTAGTATTTTATTTTTTTTATCAATTGATATGCTTGCTGTGCACTACTTTCTACCTAATCAATCAGGAGAATATGCAGTCGCTCTAAAATATGGTCAACTTGTATATTTTGCTGCATTTAGCATTATCACTGCACTGGTTCCGAAGATAAATAAAGCCCTAGCTCAGGAGGGTGAAACAATCAATGCAAAAACAAATACCATAACGATAATTTTAGCTGGGTATGGTATCTGTATTTTTTTCGGTCTAATTCTATATCTACTAATGAGTAATGTACTTTTTCTGCCGTCTATCTCGCTTTTTTTTGGCCCGGAGTATTCGGGCGTTTCGGCGATATTGTTACCGATCGGGATTGTATATGCAATATTAGCCTTGGTGGTTTTTCTAGCGTATCTTCACATGCTTTCTGGAAACTCCAGATTGAAGGTATGGCTTTTGGCTGGTGGAGTGAGCATAATGATCGCTTTCATTCTGAATCATCGTAATTTAAGACAGATACTAGTTGATGAAATAATCGTTTATGGATTGTTGTCCATAGGGCTATTTATAGACTGGTTACGATATAAAAATACTGATCGTGTGAATTCAATAAGTACAGAAGGAGATTAA
- a CDS encoding glycosyltransferase — protein MDPVFILSDGERNIQFKEIVHFYNVILGENEESSNGSSFDSSRCCIIDYKDPEKVVSASNAIRAFHPQIPLLVITDMRSTLQDSHLLRITGVGRIRLLHWNANYPDKLLTDIQSLLHPEYPAKSAHIAFILSVYNEEKRFSYVESFCRKLQEYIRSHVIEGSLYLIDDGSGDRTMELIQTLEKDTTLSINRINRDVSPLMNARELGRNTRKAGTYLEGMKEIEADYFVFVDADDSFFIEDIARMLNIVKLGYYDMITGTKDTSAENRPLLRVGLSFCKRLISKPFLPEGVIDSQTGLKVLNAIAVRRLFPHLKENLGLAVDLEMMFLAKKLRLRVLQLPVACIDREGSHIHVWKDSIRFLRSIADIWRLDRRIR, from the coding sequence ATGGACCCTGTTTTTATTCTTTCAGATGGAGAAAGAAATATTCAATTTAAAGAAATCGTCCATTTCTATAATGTGATTTTAGGGGAGAACGAGGAAAGCTCAAACGGCAGCTCTTTTGACTCGTCACGTTGCTGTATCATTGACTATAAAGATCCTGAAAAAGTGGTCTCAGCTTCCAATGCTATCCGTGCTTTTCACCCACAAATCCCTTTATTAGTTATTACAGACATGAGATCTACCCTACAGGACAGTCATCTGTTGCGTATTACTGGTGTAGGTAGGATTCGTTTGCTGCATTGGAATGCAAACTATCCGGATAAACTACTTACAGACATACAGAGTTTGTTGCATCCGGAATATCCGGCCAAGAGTGCACATATTGCTTTCATTTTATCCGTATATAACGAAGAAAAACGATTTTCTTATGTTGAGAGCTTTTGTCGCAAGCTACAGGAATATATCCGTTCACATGTGATTGAGGGTTCGCTTTACCTTATTGACGATGGTAGTGGAGATCGGACTATGGAATTAATTCAAACCTTAGAGAAAGATACAACGTTGTCCATTAACAGAATAAATCGTGATGTAAGTCCATTAATGAATGCAAGAGAATTGGGTAGAAATACTAGAAAAGCAGGTACATATCTAGAAGGAATGAAGGAGATCGAAGCAGATTATTTTGTTTTTGTTGATGCGGATGACTCCTTTTTTATTGAGGACATTGCACGAATGCTGAATATTGTGAAATTGGGATATTACGATATGATCACTGGTACCAAGGATACTTCAGCAGAAAATCGTCCCTTATTGCGTGTCGGATTGAGCTTTTGTAAAAGATTAATATCCAAACCCTTTCTTCCAGAAGGAGTAATTGATTCACAGACTGGTTTAAAGGTACTGAATGCCATAGCTGTCCGAAGATTGTTTCCTCATTTGAAAGAAAATCTTGGATTGGCGGTGGATCTTGAAATGATGTTCTTAGCGAAAAAGCTCAGATTAAGGGTACTGCAGCTGCCAGTTGCTTGCATTGACCGGGAAGGATCGCATATCCATGTCTGGAAAGATTCGATACGCTTTCTAAGATCTATAGCTGATATCTGGCGCCTAGATCGGCGAATTCGATGA
- a CDS encoding YcdB/YcdC domain-containing protein, translating to MSFQIRFKMMTARAASAAMAALLLASQTPGFAGSVSAAQAEQVTEAVPGENEQLDVTSNDVPEGAKISSKQASENILKLFPMLKKATITSSQFDPNNQFPPLEYKTWDIGFQITEGNHSMGFGASVHAGTGEVLSVHLPSDLLDKQLSGSEAKLTKDEVEEQAVAFLYKAIPGLKEGAYASLGDLYQPAGQQSLFGRTEYQFAYQLKHDGLLSEAERVYISVDQSGLVTGYSRMTTAAEYPSSKPAVSAEKARQQFEDQFDVELAYISKNRLSSKQGQQYYLGYTPKDSSMVPLEANTLERFNTMTGKVITEDTVQQDKPLKGSVAAFVPAKGQRLNAQQAESLVKKSFDIPEGYKLDYSQLNKGSYWSPNNQVWSLSWSNRNANMSYMFMRDISAQVDATTGQIYSYSLYQRIGSDAAQENPDEKNEGKSVTRTQAEKLAINSVIALVPDATEQFKLSSVLEVEDARTFIFQRYLNGIAVKDDLVQVQVLNDGTISEFYANLAATPEQLPASKEPAISYEEAKAAYLEEFKLVLAYSRYGGQGTSSGQVTPSGINLAYMPTRDDQSINGGYEVLDANTGEWMSLYNTSSTAAQTAPSDIAGHVAEEAILNMTQHSVLVPDEQGRVFPDRVITRGDWFNYLARAVNPNLDIYYTVNGDDKLYADITPDSPYYQAVRTLIDQRWLAGADPEVSLNPQDEMTREELAVLLVRILRYEKLAGFYSMPSDLPNLVDANSITNKGAVSLSMKLGLLPSIEGRFMPARKVTVAEASQVLERLAKLQGKTDSFMTGSRLY from the coding sequence TTGAGTTTTCAGATTCGATTCAAAATGATGACAGCCAGAGCTGCTTCAGCAGCCATGGCGGCATTGCTTCTGGCATCGCAGACTCCAGGGTTTGCAGGCAGCGTGTCAGCAGCACAAGCAGAACAGGTAACAGAAGCTGTACCGGGGGAAAATGAACAACTAGACGTGACTAGCAATGACGTGCCTGAGGGGGCTAAAATCTCCTCCAAGCAAGCCAGTGAGAATATATTGAAACTGTTTCCGATGTTGAAAAAAGCGACCATCACCTCGTCGCAATTTGATCCGAACAACCAATTCCCTCCGCTGGAGTACAAAACATGGGATATCGGATTTCAAATTACCGAGGGGAATCATTCCATGGGGTTCGGCGCATCTGTACATGCAGGGACAGGGGAAGTCCTGAGTGTGCATTTGCCATCTGATTTACTGGATAAGCAGTTATCTGGGTCAGAAGCCAAACTGACCAAGGATGAAGTGGAAGAGCAGGCTGTGGCCTTTCTGTACAAGGCTATCCCTGGTTTGAAGGAAGGTGCATACGCATCTTTGGGTGACCTGTACCAACCGGCGGGACAGCAATCGTTGTTCGGCAGAACCGAATATCAATTTGCATACCAACTGAAGCATGACGGTTTGTTATCTGAGGCGGAGAGGGTTTACATAAGTGTGGATCAAAGTGGCCTGGTAACAGGATATTCACGAATGACGACCGCGGCGGAATATCCTTCATCGAAACCGGCTGTTTCTGCAGAGAAGGCAAGGCAGCAATTCGAAGACCAGTTCGATGTGGAACTCGCCTACATTTCGAAAAACCGCCTGTCTTCCAAGCAAGGTCAGCAGTATTATCTTGGATATACGCCGAAGGATTCCAGCATGGTTCCGCTTGAGGCGAATACACTGGAAAGGTTCAACACCATGACTGGAAAAGTCATTACCGAGGATACCGTACAACAGGACAAACCGCTGAAAGGCAGTGTGGCCGCTTTTGTTCCAGCGAAAGGACAGAGACTGAATGCCCAGCAGGCAGAGAGCCTGGTGAAAAAGAGCTTTGACATTCCGGAAGGATACAAGCTGGATTACAGCCAGTTAAATAAAGGCAGCTACTGGAGCCCGAACAATCAGGTTTGGAGTCTGAGCTGGAGCAACCGGAACGCGAATATGTCCTATATGTTCATGCGGGACATTTCAGCACAAGTGGATGCCACCACCGGACAAATTTACAGCTATAGCCTGTATCAGCGAATAGGTTCGGATGCCGCACAAGAGAACCCCGATGAGAAAAATGAAGGCAAGTCCGTAACCCGTACACAAGCCGAGAAACTTGCGATTAATTCGGTTATTGCACTTGTGCCGGATGCCACGGAGCAGTTCAAGCTGTCCAGCGTGCTTGAGGTAGAGGACGCACGTACGTTCATTTTTCAGCGTTACTTGAATGGAATCGCCGTTAAGGATGATCTGGTGCAGGTACAGGTCCTGAACGATGGAACGATTAGCGAATTTTATGCCAATCTTGCTGCAACGCCTGAGCAGCTGCCTGCAAGCAAAGAGCCTGCGATCAGCTACGAAGAGGCAAAAGCGGCCTACCTCGAAGAATTCAAGCTGGTTCTGGCATACTCCCGTTATGGTGGACAGGGTACGAGCAGTGGCCAAGTCACGCCGTCGGGGATCAATCTTGCATATATGCCTACACGGGATGATCAATCGATCAACGGCGGCTATGAAGTACTTGATGCCAATACAGGCGAATGGATGTCTTTGTACAACACTTCCAGCACGGCAGCTCAAACTGCACCTAGTGATATTGCTGGTCATGTGGCCGAAGAGGCCATCCTTAATATGACCCAGCATAGCGTCCTGGTTCCTGATGAGCAGGGACGTGTCTTCCCGGATCGGGTGATTACCCGAGGAGATTGGTTTAACTATCTCGCAAGAGCAGTTAATCCGAATCTGGACATCTATTACACGGTGAACGGGGATGACAAGCTGTATGCGGACATTACGCCGGATAGCCCTTACTATCAGGCAGTCCGTACACTAATTGACCAGCGCTGGCTCGCTGGCGCAGATCCAGAGGTTAGTCTGAATCCACAGGATGAGATGACTCGGGAAGAACTGGCTGTATTACTTGTCCGTATTCTTCGTTACGAGAAGCTGGCTGGTTTCTACAGCATGCCATCAGATCTGCCGAACCTTGTAGATGCGAATTCGATTACCAATAAAGGTGCCGTATCTCTTAGCATGAAGCTGGGATTGCTTCCTTCCATTGAAGGACGTTTCATGCCGGCGCGCAAAGTGACTGTTGCTGAAGCGTCACAGGTACTGGAGCGATTGGCCAAGCTGCAGGGCAAGACAGATTCATTTATGACAGGCAGTCGTCTGTATTAA
- a CDS encoding amino acid permease, whose product MQDRNKQTTAGNGSLKKGLRARHMTMIALGGSIGTGLFLASGTAISTAGPGGALIAYAAVGIMVYFLMTSLGELATFMPDSGSFNTYAARFVDPALGFAMGWNFWYNWAVTIAAELAAATVLIKYWFPDSSSMLWSLLFLVLIFALNVLSVKGYGESEYWFAIIKVATVIIFLAVGVLMIFGIMGGEAVGFSNFTVGDAPIHGGFFAVLGVFMAAGFSFQGTELIGVAAGESENPRENVPRAIRQVFWRILIFYILAITVISLIIPYTHPNLLKGDLKNIGVSPFTLVFEKAGLAIAASVMNAVILTSVLSAGNSGMYASSRVLYALARDGKAPRFLARLNKKGIPMNALLVTTAVGMLAFLASLFGDGIVYTWLLNASGMCGFITWLGIAISHYRFRRAYVAQGRDLKDLPYRARWFPFGPIFAFVLCIIVIIGQNYQAFTGDQIDWSGALVAYLSVPLFLILWLGYKWIKKTKVVPLKECDFSPTDSSAQ is encoded by the coding sequence TTGCAAGACCGCAACAAGCAAACAACAGCAGGAAACGGTTCCCTGAAAAAGGGATTGCGTGCACGGCATATGACGATGATTGCCCTCGGTGGCTCCATCGGTACAGGGCTGTTCCTCGCAAGTGGTACCGCCATCTCCACAGCCGGACCGGGTGGAGCATTGATTGCATATGCCGCCGTCGGCATCATGGTTTACTTTCTGATGACAAGCCTTGGAGAACTGGCTACATTTATGCCTGACTCCGGTTCATTTAATACGTATGCCGCTCGTTTCGTTGATCCCGCACTTGGCTTCGCCATGGGCTGGAATTTCTGGTACAACTGGGCCGTCACCATTGCGGCCGAACTGGCTGCAGCTACGGTACTCATCAAGTATTGGTTCCCTGACAGCTCGTCCATGTTATGGAGCCTGCTATTTCTCGTTTTAATCTTTGCTCTGAATGTGCTGTCTGTTAAAGGTTATGGCGAATCGGAATATTGGTTTGCCATCATCAAAGTGGCTACCGTCATTATCTTTTTGGCCGTAGGTGTGCTGATGATCTTCGGTATTATGGGCGGAGAAGCCGTCGGTTTCAGCAACTTTACAGTGGGTGATGCGCCCATCCATGGCGGATTCTTCGCCGTACTTGGTGTGTTCATGGCTGCAGGGTTCTCTTTCCAGGGAACCGAGCTCATTGGTGTCGCTGCGGGTGAGAGTGAAAATCCGCGTGAAAATGTACCTCGTGCCATTCGGCAGGTATTCTGGCGGATTCTGATCTTCTACATTTTGGCCATCACGGTAATCAGTTTGATCATCCCGTATACGCATCCGAACCTGCTCAAAGGTGATCTGAAGAATATCGGTGTCAGTCCATTTACGCTGGTATTTGAAAAAGCCGGGCTTGCCATTGCAGCTTCGGTCATGAATGCAGTCATTCTGACCTCTGTGCTGTCTGCCGGCAACTCTGGCATGTATGCTTCAAGCCGGGTTCTCTATGCTCTTGCCCGTGATGGCAAGGCGCCGCGTTTCCTAGCACGACTGAACAAAAAAGGCATTCCAATGAATGCCCTGCTTGTAACTACAGCTGTCGGCATGCTGGCGTTTCTCGCTTCCCTGTTCGGTGACGGTATTGTGTATACCTGGCTGCTGAATGCCTCCGGCATGTGCGGATTTATCACCTGGCTAGGCATTGCCATCAGCCATTATCGCTTCCGCCGGGCTTATGTTGCCCAGGGCAGGGACTTGAAAGACTTGCCTTATCGCGCACGCTGGTTCCCGTTCGGACCGATATTCGCTTTTGTACTCTGTATCATCGTTATTATCGGACAGAACTACCAGGCCTTTACGGGCGATCAGATCGACTGGAGCGGAGCGCTTGTTGCCTACCTGAGTGTACCGCTGTTCCTGATTCTATGGCTTGGTTACAAGTGGATCAAGAAAACCAAAGTGGTGCCGCTGAAGGAATGTGACTTCTCCCCTACGGATTCCTCTGCGCAGTAA
- a CDS encoding alpha/beta hydrolase gives MKARTMISGVIAVAAVTAGGLWKAAVKSQTPKKIPITITPPMPFEDVTFESGGGRVHGWFIPAGAHVPKPWPLIIIAHGWGSNRSRVLRYARPIWEAGYALFMYDVRSHGASDPVKAASAYLFRDDLLSALRYTTSRPEIDPGAIGVLGHSLGGLGTIMAVTEHIPVSAVITDSMPSQFEVIVSSELKRRRLPLFPLAQLIPRIWFWRLGESLKTYRQRDPVLLLNERRKGMQLPLLMVHSKGDNFIPPSELEYFMSKADPPVEHLWVNSGGHSCSEEDPAFWETVIPFLKKHVQVQAQPNNSDITSNKS, from the coding sequence GTGAAAGCCAGAACGATGATTAGTGGAGTTATTGCGGTTGCTGCCGTGACGGCAGGTGGCTTATGGAAGGCAGCGGTGAAGAGTCAGACACCCAAAAAGATCCCCATCACGATTACTCCGCCCATGCCATTCGAAGATGTCACCTTCGAGAGTGGCGGAGGACGGGTTCATGGATGGTTTATTCCGGCTGGTGCCCATGTTCCCAAACCTTGGCCATTAATCATTATCGCCCATGGCTGGGGTTCCAACCGATCACGTGTGCTCCGTTACGCACGTCCCATCTGGGAAGCCGGATATGCTCTCTTCATGTATGATGTCCGGAGTCATGGGGCGAGTGATCCGGTAAAAGCAGCGTCTGCCTATCTGTTCCGTGACGATCTGCTCTCGGCACTACGCTACACCACCTCTCGGCCGGAGATCGATCCGGGTGCCATCGGCGTGCTCGGACATTCCCTTGGAGGTCTGGGAACGATCATGGCGGTAACGGAACATATTCCGGTGTCGGCCGTCATCACGGATTCGATGCCATCCCAGTTTGAAGTAATCGTCAGTTCGGAGCTGAAACGCCGGCGGTTGCCGCTGTTCCCACTGGCACAGTTGATTCCGCGGATCTGGTTCTGGAGGCTCGGTGAATCACTGAAAACGTACCGCCAGCGCGATCCGGTCCTGCTGCTGAATGAACGGCGTAAAGGCATGCAGCTGCCACTGCTTATGGTGCATTCCAAGGGAGATAATTTTATCCCGCCAAGTGAGCTGGAATACTTCATGTCCAAGGCTGATCCGCCTGTAGAGCATCTGTGGGTGAATAGCGGTGGACACAGCTGCTCAGAGGAAGACCCTGCCTTCTGGGAGACCGTCATTCCGTTCTTGAAAAAACATGTTCAGGTTCAGGCTCAACCGAACAATTCGGATATAACCTCTAATAAATCCTAA
- a CDS encoding virulence factor — protein sequence MNIVSIEPTPSPNTMMLHLDERLEDGIRRTYTLDNERSAPAFIRQMLHIPGVKSVFHTTDFVALDRKGNADWSVILGEVQNRLGQQGIDLDWIESEDASGEHFGEAQVFVQFFRGVPMQIRVKAGAKEERISLSDRFVKAVTEVASATLIKERKLSDYGVRYGELPDIAREVEQELEAAYPPERLKQVIEQAIAHGTNTEEFVERRRKLEGAELEAALSSEDWNVRYAAFDGMEPTEERLPLIARALHDSKMQIRRLAVVYLGDIKTPEAMELLYEALKDSSPAVRRTAGDTLSDIGDPAATAAMTATLTDSSKLVRWRAARFLYEVGTEEAEPALRKAADDPEFEVSLQAKMALERIESGEQAAGTVWQQMAGRNKKTE from the coding sequence ATGAATATTGTTTCCATTGAACCAACACCCAGTCCCAATACGATGATGCTTCATCTTGATGAGCGACTCGAAGACGGGATCCGCAGAACCTACACGCTGGATAATGAACGCTCTGCTCCAGCGTTTATCCGCCAGATGCTCCATATTCCTGGTGTTAAAAGTGTGTTTCATACCACGGACTTCGTGGCGCTGGATCGCAAGGGGAATGCCGACTGGTCCGTCATTCTGGGAGAAGTCCAGAACCGTCTGGGCCAACAAGGAATTGACCTCGACTGGATTGAATCCGAGGATGCTTCAGGCGAGCATTTTGGCGAAGCACAGGTATTTGTACAGTTTTTCCGCGGGGTTCCGATGCAGATTCGGGTTAAGGCCGGTGCAAAGGAAGAACGAATCTCTCTCTCCGATCGATTCGTTAAAGCCGTTACCGAAGTGGCCAGTGCAACGCTGATCAAAGAACGTAAGTTAAGTGATTACGGCGTACGGTACGGCGAATTGCCGGATATTGCCCGTGAGGTTGAGCAGGAGCTGGAGGCAGCCTATCCTCCGGAGCGTCTGAAGCAGGTCATTGAACAGGCCATTGCGCACGGAACCAATACAGAAGAGTTTGTGGAACGCCGCCGCAAGCTGGAAGGTGCCGAGCTGGAAGCGGCACTGAGCAGTGAGGATTGGAATGTACGCTATGCAGCTTTTGACGGTATGGAGCCTACAGAAGAGAGATTGCCGCTTATTGCCCGCGCTCTGCATGACAGTAAAATGCAGATACGCCGGTTGGCGGTAGTCTATCTTGGAGATATCAAAACGCCGGAAGCCATGGAATTGCTGTATGAAGCACTCAAAGACAGCTCCCCTGCCGTACGTCGTACCGCTGGAGACACCTTGTCCGATATCGGCGACCCGGCTGCAACCGCTGCGATGACGGCTACGCTCACCGACAGCAGCAAACTCGTGCGCTGGCGGGCAGCCCGTTTCTTATATGAAGTGGGAACCGAAGAAGCAGAACCAGCTCTGCGGAAGGCAGCGGACGATCCTGAATTTGAAGTTAGCCTGCAAGCCAAGATGGCACTGGAGCGAATTGAATCCGGTGAACAGGCTGCAGGTACCGTATGGCAGCAAATGGCCGGACGCAACAAAAAGACGGAATAG